In the Solanum pennellii chromosome 5, SPENNV200 genome, one interval contains:
- the LOC107020107 gene encoding F-box protein At5g07610-like → HPFSVSKPYLNVHETGNSKIHGISLAFDPLKSPHYKVICVRDSVSSPQHYQIEIYSSQTGPWRLSGDPFIADVNFSKGVYWNGSIYWISTIGNLTFLYFNFDFESLRIMPMPHFPDDQGTTITYFGESFGHLHLTKISFYTIRFDVYEMRRDDSEWFIKYKVDFEHPYDHELKYYNFAIISLVRGKREEDAFFVLAVVNDDKVMKYNFINKTFEKLCDYDVEDEQVFYCSTIGAFEYIESLCCV, encoded by the exons CATCCCTTCTCTGTTTCAAAACCGTATCTAAACGTTCATGAAACTGgaaattctaaaattcatgGTATAAGCTTAGCTTTTGATCCTCTCAAGTCTCCTCATTACAAAGTTATATGTGTTCGCGATTCTGTTTCGTCTCCTCAGCATTATCAGATTGAAATCTACTCATCTCAAACAG GGCCATGGAGACTATCAGGTGATCCATTCATTGCTGATGTTAATTTCTCCAAAGGAGTTTATTGGAATGGATCAATTTATTGGATTAGTACTATTGGAAACTTgacttttttatatttcaattttgattttgagagCTTAAGAATAATGCCAATGCCACATTTTCCAGATGATCAAGGAACAACTATAACATATTTTGGTGAATCTTTTGGCCATTTGCAtctcacaaaaatttcattttacacAATTCGATTTGATGTATATGAGATGAGAAGGGACGATTCTGAATGGTTTATTAAGTACAAGGTTGATTTTGAACATCCTTATGATCATGAGttgaaatattataattttgcgATAATATCTCTGGTTCGAGGTAAACGAGAAGAGGATGCATTTTTTGTTCTGGCAGTTGTTAATGATGATAAGGTAATGAAGTACAATTTTATAAACAAGACCTTTGAGAAATTATGTGATTATGATGTTGAAGATGAACAAGTTTTTTATTGTAGTACAATTGGTGCTTTTGAGTATATTGAGTCTTTATGTTGTGTTTGA
- the LOC107020458 gene encoding CMP-sialic acid transporter 5 has protein sequence MAATESKKVNSENPAAAKTGGKVWFYSLLLTLQYGAQPLISKRFVRREVIVTSSVLTCEAVKVICALVLMAKEGTLKKIYLEWTLFGSLTASGLPAAIYALQNSLLQISYKNLDSLTFSILNQTKLFFTALFTYIILRQKQSIQQIGALFLLIMAAVLLSVGEGSSKASSSSNPDEILFYGIVPVLVASVLSGLASALCQWASQVKKHSSYLMTVEMSIIGSLCLISSTSKSPDGEAIRQHGFFYGWTALTLIPVILNAVGGILVGLVTSYAGGVRKGFVIVSALLVTALLQFIFDGKLPSPYCLVALPLVMISISIYQKYPYRVKKKQM, from the exons ATGGCTGCTACGGAATCCAAAAAAGTGAACTCCGAGAACCCGGCGGCGGCAAAAACCGGCGGCAAAGTGTGGTTTTATTCTTTGCTTCTCACTTTACAGTATGGTGCTCAGCCGCTAATATCCAAGCGTTTTGTCAG GCGTGAAGTGATAGTTACTTCATCTGTTTTAACATGTGAAGCAGTTAAG GTTATTTGTGCTCTTGTTCTCATGGCAAAAGAAGGCACTTTGAAGAAAATTTACCTGGAGTGGACCTTATTTGGCTCTTTGACTGCATCTGGACTGCCTGCTGCTATTTATGCACTACAAAACAGCTTATTGCAGATCTCATATAAAAATCTTGATTCACTCACGTTTTCAATCTTGAACCAAACAAAACTGTTCTTCACAGCCTTGTTTACTTACATAATTTTAAG GCAGAAGCAATCCATTCAACAAATTGGGGCTCTTTTCTTGTTAATCATGGCAGCTGTCCTTTTAAGTGTTGGTGAAGGCTCCAGCAAAGCTTCCAGTAGTAGTAACCCCGACGAGATCTTATTCTATGGAATTGTACCAGTTTTGGTTGCATCTGTGCTTTCTGGTTTGGCATCTGCCTTGTGTCAATGGGCATCTCAG GTTAAGAAACACTCATCTTACCTGATGACTGTTGAGATGTCCATTATTGGGAGTCTCTGTTTGATAAGTAGTACTTCCAAGTCCCCAGACGGAGAAGCTATTAGACAGCATGGATTCTTCTACGGATGGACTGCATTAACTTTG ATCCCTGTTATTTTAAATGCCGTTGGTGGAATTCTTGTGGGTCTTGTGACTTCATATGCCGGTGGTGTTAGGAAG GGATTTGTCATTGTGTCTGCGCTTCTTGTCACTGCTTTGCTCCAGTTCATCTTCGATGGAAAACTTCCTTCGCCATACTGCCTCGTGGCACTTCCATTGGTTATGATTAGCATAAGTATATACCAAAAATACCCATATCGTGTTAAAAAGAAGCAAATGTGA
- the LOC107020457 gene encoding BTB/POZ domain-containing protein DOT3 isoform X1 has protein sequence MQKLILDEQEGTSDHHESNESHHQVHDDQLVVVPTMLNAIADGFVKKEKSWSATSQLPSDLSIRVEDVTFYIHKYPLIARCGYINQIELHEPKNSHLGYDIKLEKFPGGSETFETILKFCYGLPISLNPANVAALRCGSEYLEMTEAMEEGNLISKTEAFFTFVALSSWNDTIAVLKSCERLSPWAENLQIVRRCCDSIAWKIFRENSTAGEIITNEGTWWFDDVATLRIDFFMRIITAVRVKGVKPEIIGSCIMNYGEKCLPSMYGDTRGMDCKTSTNRRNDSQWSITSGRIGETSIGQNKEQRTIIESLISILPPQKETVSCKFLLRLLKISIVYAASPALISELEKRIGMVLENASTNDLLIPTYAVGDQTINSNEEQTIHNIDVVQRILDYFLMYEQQKLQQQELKSTTLNISKLFDSYLAEIARDPNVSITKFRVLAESLPRHARTCHDGLYRAIDTYLKTHPSLSEHDRRRLCKIMDCGKLSLDGCMHAAQNERLPMRIIIQRIMQVLLSEQVKMRAAVHGKDITESDDNSDKENRWSSTKNEVKSLREELENVKIQMGELHRDYSELQQEYEKTNNKHRSPWTSGWRKMKKSALFIRKMIEDETQEGEHRVKPGRRTQSIS, from the exons ATGCAGAAGTTGATTCTTGATGAGCAAGAGGGAACTAGTGATCATCATGAGTCTAATGAAAGTCATCATCAAGTTCATGATGATCAACTAGTAGTTGTCCCAACTATGCTCAATGCAATTGCTGATGGCTTTGTCAAGAAAGAAAAGTCATG GTCTGCCACTTCTCAACTGCCAAGTGATTTATCAATTCGAGTTGAAGACGTCACCTTCTATATCCACAAG TATCCACTTATTGCAAGGTGTGGCTACATAAATCAAATTGAACTTCATGAGCCTAAAAATTCACATTTAGGATATGATATAAAGCTTGAAAAGTTTCCAGGTGGATCAGAAACTTTTGAGACAATTCTAAAATTCTGTTATGGCTTGCCAATAAGTCTAAATCCAGCAAATGTAGCAGCATTGAGATGTGGATCAGAGTATTTAGAAATGACAGAAGCAATGGAAGAAGGGAATTTGATCTCGAAAACGGAAGCTTTCTTTACATTTGTAGCCCTTTCGTCATGGAATGACACAATCGCGGTACTCAAATCATGTGAAAGACTATCTCCATGGGCTGAAAATTTACAGATTGTGAGAAGGTGTTGTGACTCAATTGCCTGGAAGATATTTAGAGAGAACTCAACAGCAGGGGAAATCATAACGAACGAAGGAACTTGGTGGTTCGATGATGTTGCCACTCTCCGTATTGATTTCTTCATGAGGATCATTACAGCAGTGAGGGTAAAAGGGGTCAAACCTGAGATCATTGGTTCGTGTATTATGAACTACGGAGAGAAGTGTTTGCCTAGCATGTATGGCGATACGAGAGGAATGGATTGTAAAACTAGTACTAATAGAAGGAATGATTCGCAATGGAGCATCACGAGTGGGAGGATCGGGGAAACGAGCATTGGACAGAATAAGGAACAGAGAACAATTATAGAGAGCTTGATCAGTATATTACCTCCTCAGAAGGAAACTGTTTCTTGCAAGTTTCTGTTAAGGTTGTTGAAGATTTCAATTGTGTATGCTGCATCACCAGCTTTGATTTCCGAGCTCGAGAAAAGAATCGGGATGGTGCTCGAAAACGCCAGCACGAACGACCTCTTGATACCTACATATGCAGTAGGTGATCAAACAATCAA TTCAAATGAAGAACAAACTATCCATAACATAGATGTGGTGCAGAGGATTTTGGATTATTTTCTGATGTATGAACAGCAAAAATTGCAGCAACAAGAACTGAAGTCGACGACATTGAATATCAGTAAACTGTTTGACAGCTACCTAGCAGAAATCGCGAGAGATCCCAACGTATCTATCACTAAGTTCCGAGTTTTAGCTGAATCATTGCCTCGACATGCTCGAACATGTCATGATGGACTCTACAGAGCGATTGATACGTACCTTAAG ACTCATCCTTCACTGTCTGAACATGATCGACGAAGGCTATGCAAGATCATGGACTGCGGAAAATTGTCACTTGATGGATGCATGCACGCTGCACAAAACGAAAGGTTGCCTATGAGAATCATTATCCAG AGAATAATGCAGGTTTTGCTGTCAGAGCAAGTGAAGATGAGGGCTGCAGTACATGGTAAGGATATTACAGAGAGTGATGATAACTCAGACAAGGAAAACAGATGGTCATCAACGAAGAACGAGGTCAAGTCCCTTAGAGAAGAACTCGAAAATGTGAAGATTCAAATGGGTGAGCTTCATAGGGACTACTCTGAGCTGCAACAAGAATACGAGAAGACGAACAACAAGCATAGAAGTCCGTGGACATCCGGATGGAGGAAGATGAAAAAGTCTGCACTTTTCATCAGAAAAATGATCGAGGATGAAACTCAAGAGGGAGAGCATAGAGTTAAACCAGGCCGAAGAACACAATCCATATCTTAA
- the LOC107020457 gene encoding BTB/POZ domain-containing protein DOT3 isoform X2, which translates to MQKLILDEQEGTSDHHESNESHHQVHDDQLVVVPTMLNAIADGFVKKEKSWSATSQLPSDLSIRVEDVTFYIHKYPLIARCGYINQIELHEPKNSHLGYDIKLEKFPGGSETFETILKFCYGLPISLNPANVAALRCGSEYLEMTEAMEEGNLISKTEAFFTFVALSSWNDTIAVLKSCERLSPWAENLQIVRRCCDSIAWKIFRENSTAGEIITNEGTWWFDDVATLRIDFFMRIITAVRVKGVKPEIIGSCIMNYGEKCLPSMYGDTRGMDCKTSTNRRNDSQWSITSGRIGETSIGQNKEQRTIIESLISILPPQKETVSCKFLLRLLKISIVYAASPALISELEKRIGMVLENASTNDLLIPTYAVGDQTINSNEEQTIHNIDVVQRILDYFLMYEQQKLQQQELKSTTLNISKLFDSYLAEIARDPNVSITKFRVLAESLPRHARTCHDGLYRAIDTYLKTHPSLSEHDRRRLCKIMDCGKLSLDGCMHAAQNERLPMRIIIQVLLSEQVKMRAAVHGKDITESDDNSDKENRWSSTKNEVKSLREELENVKIQMGELHRDYSELQQEYEKTNNKHRSPWTSGWRKMKKSALFIRKMIEDETQEGEHRVKPGRRTQSIS; encoded by the exons ATGCAGAAGTTGATTCTTGATGAGCAAGAGGGAACTAGTGATCATCATGAGTCTAATGAAAGTCATCATCAAGTTCATGATGATCAACTAGTAGTTGTCCCAACTATGCTCAATGCAATTGCTGATGGCTTTGTCAAGAAAGAAAAGTCATG GTCTGCCACTTCTCAACTGCCAAGTGATTTATCAATTCGAGTTGAAGACGTCACCTTCTATATCCACAAG TATCCACTTATTGCAAGGTGTGGCTACATAAATCAAATTGAACTTCATGAGCCTAAAAATTCACATTTAGGATATGATATAAAGCTTGAAAAGTTTCCAGGTGGATCAGAAACTTTTGAGACAATTCTAAAATTCTGTTATGGCTTGCCAATAAGTCTAAATCCAGCAAATGTAGCAGCATTGAGATGTGGATCAGAGTATTTAGAAATGACAGAAGCAATGGAAGAAGGGAATTTGATCTCGAAAACGGAAGCTTTCTTTACATTTGTAGCCCTTTCGTCATGGAATGACACAATCGCGGTACTCAAATCATGTGAAAGACTATCTCCATGGGCTGAAAATTTACAGATTGTGAGAAGGTGTTGTGACTCAATTGCCTGGAAGATATTTAGAGAGAACTCAACAGCAGGGGAAATCATAACGAACGAAGGAACTTGGTGGTTCGATGATGTTGCCACTCTCCGTATTGATTTCTTCATGAGGATCATTACAGCAGTGAGGGTAAAAGGGGTCAAACCTGAGATCATTGGTTCGTGTATTATGAACTACGGAGAGAAGTGTTTGCCTAGCATGTATGGCGATACGAGAGGAATGGATTGTAAAACTAGTACTAATAGAAGGAATGATTCGCAATGGAGCATCACGAGTGGGAGGATCGGGGAAACGAGCATTGGACAGAATAAGGAACAGAGAACAATTATAGAGAGCTTGATCAGTATATTACCTCCTCAGAAGGAAACTGTTTCTTGCAAGTTTCTGTTAAGGTTGTTGAAGATTTCAATTGTGTATGCTGCATCACCAGCTTTGATTTCCGAGCTCGAGAAAAGAATCGGGATGGTGCTCGAAAACGCCAGCACGAACGACCTCTTGATACCTACATATGCAGTAGGTGATCAAACAATCAA TTCAAATGAAGAACAAACTATCCATAACATAGATGTGGTGCAGAGGATTTTGGATTATTTTCTGATGTATGAACAGCAAAAATTGCAGCAACAAGAACTGAAGTCGACGACATTGAATATCAGTAAACTGTTTGACAGCTACCTAGCAGAAATCGCGAGAGATCCCAACGTATCTATCACTAAGTTCCGAGTTTTAGCTGAATCATTGCCTCGACATGCTCGAACATGTCATGATGGACTCTACAGAGCGATTGATACGTACCTTAAG ACTCATCCTTCACTGTCTGAACATGATCGACGAAGGCTATGCAAGATCATGGACTGCGGAAAATTGTCACTTGATGGATGCATGCACGCTGCACAAAACGAAAGGTTGCCTATGAGAATCATTATCCAG GTTTTGCTGTCAGAGCAAGTGAAGATGAGGGCTGCAGTACATGGTAAGGATATTACAGAGAGTGATGATAACTCAGACAAGGAAAACAGATGGTCATCAACGAAGAACGAGGTCAAGTCCCTTAGAGAAGAACTCGAAAATGTGAAGATTCAAATGGGTGAGCTTCATAGGGACTACTCTGAGCTGCAACAAGAATACGAGAAGACGAACAACAAGCATAGAAGTCCGTGGACATCCGGATGGAGGAAGATGAAAAAGTCTGCACTTTTCATCAGAAAAATGATCGAGGATGAAACTCAAGAGGGAGAGCATAGAGTTAAACCAGGCCGAAGAACACAATCCATATCTTAA